A genomic region of Gossypium hirsutum isolate 1008001.06 chromosome D01, Gossypium_hirsutum_v2.1, whole genome shotgun sequence contains the following coding sequences:
- the LOC107937476 gene encoding probable L-type lectin-domain containing receptor kinase S.5, producing the protein MLDSEFIAELGDFGLARTIHEKEKAYYSTVEIAGTPGYMAPETFLISRATVETDVYSFGVLVLEVVCGRKPDNKSEQNNYNNSIVNWLWEFYENGKITAAVDSRMDGNFVENEAERVLILGLACFHPNPHCRPCMRTVLQVLLGEIDPPEVPQERPSFVWPAMPPSFTQMDHSLKGSQLNPFTELAGR; encoded by the coding sequence ATGTTGGACTCAGAGTTCATCGCTGAGCTAGGGGATTTCGGGTTGGCTCGAACCATTCATGAAAAAGAGAAGGCTTATTATTCCACCGTAGAGATTGCTGGCACACCAGGTTACATGGCTCCGGAAACCTTTCTTATCAGCAGAGCAACGGTGGAAACCGATGTCTATTCCTTCGGCGTTCTCGTCTTAGAAGTTGTTTGCGGGAGGAAACCTGATAACAAAAGTGAGCAAAACAATTACAACAATAGCATCGTCAATTGGCTATGGGAATTCTATGAGAATGGGAAGATCACTGCCGCTGTGGATTCCAGGATGGATGGGAACTTCGTCGAGAATGAAGCCGAGCGTGTGCTGATTCTAGGATTGGCATGTTTCCATCCGAACCCACATTGCAGGCCTTGTATGAGAACTGTTTTGCAGGTTCTTTTGGGGGAAATTGATCCACCTGAGGTGCCTCAAGAGAGGCCTTCATTTGTATGGCCAGCTATGCCCCCATCTTTCACTCAAATGGATCACTCTCTTAAAGGCAGCCAACTCAATCCATTTACGGAACTCGCGGGTAGGTAA
- the LOC107937477 gene encoding probable L-type lectin-domain containing receptor kinase S.5, whose amino-acid sequence MIPVVILVLFIGVRFYLYRRTGPIEEDFKGAQRNIEDEIRRSDFAPKKFRFSELKQATGNFSPKNKLGKGGFGTVYKGSWGNQDVAVKRVSKKSNQGKQEFIAEVTTIGNLNHKNLVKLIGWCYERCELLLVYEYMPNGSLDKYIFCDEKASMVESRLNWEQRQNIIRGVA is encoded by the coding sequence ATGATTCCAGTAGTGATTCTGGTGTTGTTTATCGGGGTTCGTTTTTACTTGTATCGGAGAACAGGCCCCATTGAGGAGGATTTTAAAGGTGCGCAAAGAAATATAGAAGATGAGATTAGACGATCGGATTTTGCTCCAAAGAAGTTTCGATTCAGTGAATTGAAGCAAGCAACTGGCAACTTCAGCCCCAAGAACAAGCTTGGGAAAGGTGGATTTGGAACTGTGTACAAAGGGTCATGGGGAAACCAGGACGTAGCTGTCAAAAGAGTGTCGAAGAAATCAAATCAAGGCAAGCAAGAATTCATAGCGGAAGTAACAACAATTGGCAACCTCAACCACAAAAATCTCGTGAAGTTAATCGGGTGGTGCTATGAAAGGTGTGAGCTCCTTCTTGTATACGAATACATGCCAAACGGAAGCCTTGATAAGTACATATTTTGTGATGAAAAAGCAAGCATGGTGGAATCGAGACTGAATTGGGAGCAAAGGCAAAATATAATACGAGGGGTAGCTTAA
- the LOC107937469 gene encoding probable L-type lectin-domain containing receptor kinase S.5, with amino-acid sequence MRSSPLPPYFLILLVFLIHCSIQVSCFRFKFSTFEIDHIKQLILSNSYIVVHALQVTPGLGRSSIKNTSGRAVYKKPFRLWKDSHTIASFNTTFVFNIQNRTSPGGEGLAFIIAGDSTLPPCSEGRWLGIVNSDPNGSPVVAVEFDTRKSDDQDLDDNHIGLHINSINSNASVSLTHFGFNISGGHDLWVLLQYDGQNLTVRVNETLVLSQRLDLSSYLPKKVFVGFSASTSNETQLNCVKSKEFSGTDIGGEGN; translated from the coding sequence ATGCGTTCTTCACCACTACCACCCTACTTTTTAATCCTACTAGTCTTCCTCATTCATTGTTCCATTCAAGTAAGCTGCTTTAggtttaaattttcaacattcgaGATAGATCATATAAAGCAGCTTATCTTGAGCAATTCTTACATAGTAGTGCATGCCCTCCAAGTTACCCCCGGTCTTGGAAGAAGTTCCATTAAGAATACATCGGGGCGAGCCGTGTATAAGAAACCTTTTAGATTGTGGAAAGACAGTCACACCATTGCTTCTTTCAATACAACCTTTGTCTTCAATATCCAAAACAGAACATCTCCTGGGGGTGAAGGCCTAGCGTTTATAATAGCTGGGGATTCTACTCTTCCACCCTGCAGCGAAGGGAGATGGCTTGGGATTGTGAACTCGGATCCGAATGGTTCCCCCGTGGTGGCGGTGGAGTTCGATACAAGGAAGAGCGATGATCAGGACTTGGATGATAACCATATTGGCTTGCACATAAATAGCATAAACTCCAACGCCTCAGTTTCTTTAACTCACTTTGGTTTTAATATTTCAGGAGGTCATGATTTATGGGTTCTTCTTCAATATGATGGCCAAAACTTGACTGTGAGGGTAAATGAGACTCTTGTGCTTTCTCAGCGTCTTGATCTTTCTAGCTATCTTCCAAAGAAGGTGTTTGTTGGATTCTCTGCTTCAACAAGCAATGAGACTCAGCTGAACTGTGTCAAATCCAAGGAGTTTTCCGGAACCGATATCGGAGGAGAGGGGAACTAG